One part of the Gossypium raimondii isolate GPD5lz chromosome 1, ASM2569854v1, whole genome shotgun sequence genome encodes these proteins:
- the LOC128039804 gene encoding uncharacterized protein LOC128039804, producing MQRRNEALEKGLSESQKEKGELKDRVIVLERSLRQYRSRNSTIELKASLSKIDEMKKRIEELQTVLQNCEVQIKHLKANESRNNEQLHHFQSQVRSRYHLIEEAVVQIQEVADHTQTLAVQADMLSGKPNAHFGDDNEDPIYSPDFTLISVQAQPDACPQEALFTIRSRQYLTGTSTPVYRLADSKSNPVALDNSSEIKQAKVEHPNTIKASRKKGNKGINEGRYNKGHSRPIAVGRLKTETTRHQGPLKHGSGGKPENCIAFKKLVERLINIGVVKFDGSSNAENLLPNHIDDEVNAMYEEGLRNVHINAVHEDN from the exons ATGCAAAGGCGAAATGAGGCTTTAGAAAAAggtttgtcagaaagccagaAGGAAAAGGGCgagttaaaggatagggtgattgtgttggaaagatctcttcgTCAGTATCGAAGCCGAAACTCTACgatagagttgaaagcaagcttgagcaagattgacgaaatgaagaaaagaatcgaagagCTACAAACGGTGCTGCAAAATTGTGAAGTTCAGATCAAGCACTTGAAAGCAAATGAAAgtcgtaataatgaacagcttcaccactttcagagtcaagttagAAGTAGATATCATCTTATCgaggaagctgtggtccagattcaagaagtagctgatcatacacagactttagcagtacaggctgacatgctgagt GGAAAGCCCAATGCTCACTTtggggatgataatgaagaccctaTATATTCCCCAGATTTTACCTTGATAAGTGTCCAGGCCCAACCAGACGCATGTCCACAAGAGGCACTCTTTACTATCAGATCCCGACAATATTTgactggtacatcgacaccaGTATATCGCCTGGCAGACTCAAAATCCAATCCTGTTGCTCTTGACAATTCATCAGAAATAAAACAGGCGAAGGTAGAGCACCCAAATACTATAAAAGCCTCAAggaagaaagggaataaggggaTAAATGAAGGcagatataacaagggccactcaagaCCAATCGCTGTAGGCCGGCTAAAGACAGAAACTACCAGACATCAAGGCCCTTTAAAGCACGGATCTGGTGggaaaccag agaattgcattgccttcaaaaagctagttgaaagactcatcaatataggcgttgtcaaatttgatggtTCATCCAATGCAGAAAATCTGCTACCCAATCATATCGATGATGAGGTGAatgcaatgtatgaagaagGGTTAAgaaacgttcacatcaatgccgtGCATGAAGACAACTAA
- the LOC105785739 gene encoding probable WRKY transcription factor 75 → MENFQGFLTTSSLLGYGEFQSGKGSMEEMEGGAENKTFAGLLGTAKKKGDHKKIRKPRYAFQTRSKVDILDDGYRWRKYGQKAVKNNKFPRSYYRCTHQGCNVKKQIQRLTKDEGMVVTTYEGMHSHPIQNSNDNFEHILSQMQIYTTSF, encoded by the exons ATGGAAAATTTTCAGGGATTTTTGACAACTTCATCCTTGCTTGGTTATGGTGAATTTCAAAGTGGGAAGGGATCGATGGAAGAGATGGAGGGTGGGGCTGAGAACAAAACCTTTGCTGGGTTGCTTGGGACTGCGAAGAAGAAAGGAGACCATAAAAAGATAAGAAAGCCAAGATATGCTTTCCAAACTAGAAGCAAAGTTGATATACTTGATGATGGCTATAGATGGAGAAAATATGGCCAGAAAGCAgtcaagaacaacaaattcccTAG AAGTTATTATCGATGTACGCATCAAGGATGCAATGtgaaaaaacaaattcaaaggTTAACAAAAGATGAAGGAATGGTGGTGACAACTTATGAAGGCATGCATTCCCATCCCATTCAAAATTCTAATGACAACTTTGAGCATATCTTAAGCCAGATGCAGATCTACACTACTTCCTTTTAA